One genomic region from Candidatus Nitrosopumilus koreensis AR1 encodes:
- the dps gene encoding DNA protection during starvation protein, with translation MSESKAPNVVGINVLKQNGLDVDELVKELIKNAAVEFTAYYYFTNLRAHCTGLEGEGLKGIIEDARLEDLSHFESCIERIYQLGGSLPNDATEFIKISGCEFLQLPANPTDHKAILEKCLKAEQGAIVNWDKICKMTLGKDPATYDIAKDILAEEIEHESWFLELIYGRPSGHMRRKYSGERPHTRKHSRALDMA, from the coding sequence ATGTCCGAATCAAAGGCACCAAATGTTGTTGGAATTAATGTTCTAAAACAAAACGGTCTTGATGTGGATGAATTGGTAAAAGAACTGATAAAAAATGCAGCAGTGGAATTTACTGCATACTACTATTTTACCAATCTCAGAGCACATTGTACAGGCTTGGAAGGAGAGGGACTAAAAGGAATTATCGAAGATGCAAGGCTAGAAGATCTTAGCCATTTTGAGTCATGCATTGAGAGAATATACCAGCTAGGAGGTTCACTTCCAAATGATGCAACAGAATTTATCAAAATTTCTGGTTGTGAGTTTTTACAACTTCCAGCAAATCCAACAGATCACAAAGCAATTCTAGAAAAATGTCTCAAAGCAGAACAAGGAGCAATTGTAAACTGGGATAAAATTTGCAAAATGACACTAGGCAAAGATCCTGCAACATACGATATTGCAAAAGATATTCTAGCTGAAGAGATCGAACATGAGTCTTGGTTCTTAGAGTTAATTTACGGAAGACCATCAGGACACATGAGAAGAAAATATTCTGGAGAAAGACCACACACCAGAAAACACTCTAGAGCACTAGATATGGCATAA
- a CDS encoding succinate--CoA ligase subunit beta, whose protein sequence is MQLLEYQAKELFREYGINLLDSISSTNIEEGRKHAKELGYPFVIKIQVPVGGRGKAGGIQKCQNDDEFEIKYPQVMDLTIKGEKARAILLEKMADIKKELYLSIFLNRSKRCYTIIASAEGGVEIESVKNQIIKEIGLGEVSDELAKEVAKEMGLEGKHAEGVIDTLKKLSKLTIEKEAELVEINPLAIMQDDTIMALDGKFVTDDNSNFRHPELEKYQEKTAIEEQAEKSGFSLVELDGDVAVVGNGAGLVMSTLDMLSDNGGKPACFLDVGGGATTESVYEALTLISKLNRVKGILVNLYGGIVKTTVVAEAFLKAYEDNVIDLPVFCRLKGTESEKATEMLQGSRTKIFGTVEEAINAAVMGVKK, encoded by the coding sequence ATGCAATTATTAGAATACCAGGCAAAGGAATTATTCCGTGAATACGGCATCAACCTATTAGACAGTATTTCATCTACCAATATTGAAGAGGGTAGAAAGCATGCAAAAGAGCTAGGATATCCATTTGTGATCAAAATTCAGGTTCCAGTAGGAGGTAGAGGAAAAGCAGGAGGAATCCAAAAGTGTCAAAATGATGATGAATTTGAGATAAAATATCCTCAAGTTATGGACTTGACAATCAAGGGAGAAAAAGCAAGAGCAATTCTTCTTGAGAAGATGGCAGATATCAAAAAAGAGCTTTATCTTTCAATATTTTTGAATCGTTCAAAAAGATGTTACACAATTATTGCATCTGCTGAAGGAGGAGTTGAAATTGAATCAGTGAAAAATCAGATTATCAAAGAGATAGGATTAGGGGAAGTTTCAGACGAACTTGCAAAAGAAGTAGCAAAAGAAATGGGATTAGAAGGAAAACATGCAGAAGGAGTTATAGATACATTGAAAAAATTATCAAAACTCACAATCGAAAAGGAAGCAGAACTTGTAGAAATTAATCCACTAGCAATCATGCAAGATGACACAATTATGGCATTAGATGGAAAATTTGTTACAGATGACAATAGTAATTTCAGACACCCAGAATTAGAAAAATATCAAGAAAAAACAGCAATTGAAGAACAAGCTGAGAAGAGTGGATTTTCATTAGTAGAATTAGATGGAGATGTCGCAGTTGTTGGAAATGGTGCAGGACTTGTAATGTCTACACTAGATATGTTATCAGACAATGGAGGAAAACCAGCATGTTTCTTAGATGTTGGTGGTGGCGCAACAACTGAATCAGTATACGAAGCATTAACTTTGATTAGTAAATTAAACAGAGTAAAAGGAATTTTAGTAAATCTCTACGGTGGAATTGTGAAAACAACAGTAGTTGCTGAAGCATTTCTAAAGGCATATGAAGACAATGTAATTGATTTGCCAGTATTTTGTAGATTAAAGGGAACAGAATCTGAAAAAGCAACAGAAATGCTACAAGGTTCTAGAACCAAAATTTTTGGCACAGTTGAAGAAGCAATTAACGCAGCAGTGATGGGTGTAAAGAAATGA
- a CDS encoding succinate--CoA ligase subunit alpha — MTDIFELLKGNPGDPDYEKKGVIVQGITGAYGSLHARNMIAYGTNVVAGVTPGKGGQKFDGKVPIYNTMKEAVDATNAKISIVFVPAKFFLSAAKDALDAGIKLLVAIPEHVPIRDTMETLELAKQKGAIVIGPNTPGIMIPELIKIGIMPPMPFKAGKIAVLSKSGTLLYEISDALTNAGFGQSITIGIGGDPVNGTRLIDAFDMVKDIPDLEGMVVVGEIGGDSEEMLAQRIMDSGFNKPTVAYIAGRAAPKEKRMGHAGAIVMGTYGSAESKVSMFNKANIPVAKRPAEVPVLLAGKMEKSD; from the coding sequence ATGACAGATATTTTTGAATTACTAAAAGGAAATCCAGGAGATCCAGATTATGAGAAAAAAGGAGTGATAGTTCAAGGAATTACTGGAGCATATGGTTCACTCCATGCAAGAAACATGATTGCATATGGGACAAACGTTGTTGCAGGAGTCACTCCTGGAAAAGGCGGTCAAAAATTTGATGGAAAAGTTCCAATTTACAATACAATGAAAGAAGCAGTAGATGCAACAAATGCAAAAATTTCAATAGTTTTTGTACCAGCAAAATTCTTCTTAAGTGCTGCAAAAGATGCATTGGACGCAGGAATCAAACTTTTAGTTGCAATTCCAGAACATGTTCCAATTAGGGACACAATGGAAACATTAGAGCTTGCAAAACAAAAAGGAGCAATAGTTATTGGTCCAAACACCCCAGGAATAATGATTCCAGAATTAATCAAAATTGGAATAATGCCACCAATGCCTTTCAAAGCAGGAAAAATCGCAGTACTATCAAAAAGTGGAACATTACTTTATGAGATTTCAGATGCATTAACTAATGCAGGATTTGGACAATCAATCACAATAGGTATTGGAGGAGACCCAGTTAACGGAACAAGATTAATTGATGCATTTGACATGGTAAAAGACATTCCAGATTTGGAGGGAATGGTAGTCGTAGGAGAAATAGGAGGAGATTCTGAAGAAATGTTAGCTCAAAGAATTATGGATTCAGGATTTAACAAACCAACTGTTGCATATATTGCAGGAAGAGCAGCCCCAAAAGAAAAGAGAATGGGGCATGCAGGAGCAATTGTAATGGGAACGTATGGTTCAGCAGAATCCAAAGTATCAATGTTTAACAAAGCAAACATCCCAGTCGCCAAAAGACCTGCAGAAGTACCTGTTTTATTAGCTGGAAAGATGGAAAAATCCGATTAG
- a CDS encoding 50S ribosomal protein L40e, with translation MPITDPEKKRIAQQARLVMRICFNCGCRNDIDATRCRKCRNPYLRLKNRNLGVKK, from the coding sequence ATGCCAATTACAGACCCAGAAAAGAAACGAATTGCACAACAAGCAAGATTAGTTATGCGTATTTGTTTTAATTGTGGTTGCAGAAACGACATAGACGCTACCAGATGTAGAAAATGTAGAAATCCATACTTGAGATTAAAGAACAGAAATCTCGGCGTAAAGAAATAG